One genomic segment of Corvus moneduloides isolate bCorMon1 chromosome 23, bCorMon1.pri, whole genome shotgun sequence includes these proteins:
- the LOC116455046 gene encoding gap junction beta-3 protein-like isoform X2 → MDWKTLQGLLSGVNKYSTAFSRIWLSVVFVFRVLVYVVAAERVWGDEQKDFDCNTRQPGCTNVCYDHFFPISHIRLWALQLIFVTCPSLLVIMHVAYREDREKKNREKNGENCPKLYSNTGKKHGGLWWTYLLSLFFKLIIEILFLYLLHKMWDSFDLPRLVKCTNVDPCPNTVDCYIARPTEKRVFTYFMVGASSICIILTVCEIFYLIFKRVVQRARKWKKSTKRSVSYSKASTCHCHVKSEEKDNKSQPREEL, encoded by the exons ATGGATTGGAAAACgctgcaggggctgctcagCGGGGTCAACAAGTACTCCACAGCCTTCAGCCGCATCTGGCTCTCCGTGGTCTTTGTCTTCCGTGTGCTGGTCTATGTGGTGGCGGCCGAGCGTGTGTGGGGCGACGAGCAGAAGGACTTTGACTGCAACACGCGGCAGCCGGGCTGCACCAATGTGTGCTATGACCACTTCTTTCCCATCTCCCACATCCGCCTCTGGGCCCTGCAGCTCATCTTTGTCACTTGTCCTTCCCTCCTGGTCATCATGCACGTGGCCTACCGGGAGGACCGCGAGAAGAAGAACAGGGAGAAGAATGGGGAGAATTGCCCCAAGCTCTACAGCAACACGGGCAAGAAGCACGGCGGGCTGTGGTGGACCTACCTGCTCAGCCTCTTCTTCAAGCTTATCATAGAGATCCTGTTCCTCTACCTCCTCCACAAAATGTGGGACAGCTTTGATTTGCCACGGCTGGTCAAGTGCACCAACGTGGATCCCTGTCCCAACACCGTGGACTGCTATATCGCTCGGCCAACTGAGAAAAGGGTCTTCACCTATTTCATGGTCGGAGCCTCCTCCATCTGCATCATCCTCACCGTCTGTGAGATCTTCTACCTCATCTTCAAGCGAGTTGTCCAGAGGGCAAGGAAGTGGAAGAAATCCACCAAGCGCTCTGTCAGCTACAGCAAGGCCTCCACCTGCCACTGCCACGTCAAGTCGGAGGAGAAGGACAACAAGTCCCAGCCTAG AGAAGAGCTGTGA
- the LOC116455046 gene encoding gap junction beta-3 protein-like isoform X1 — protein MDWKTLQGLLSGVNKYSTAFSRIWLSVVFVFRVLVYVVAAERVWGDEQKDFDCNTRQPGCTNVCYDHFFPISHIRLWALQLIFVTCPSLLVIMHVAYREDREKKNREKNGENCPKLYSNTGKKHGGLWWTYLLSLFFKLIIEILFLYLLHKMWDSFDLPRLVKCTNVDPCPNTVDCYIARPTEKRVFTYFMVGASSICIILTVCEIFYLIFKRVVQRARKWKKSTKRSVSYSKASTCHCHVKSEEKDNKSQPRCVTALTAV, from the coding sequence ATGGATTGGAAAACgctgcaggggctgctcagCGGGGTCAACAAGTACTCCACAGCCTTCAGCCGCATCTGGCTCTCCGTGGTCTTTGTCTTCCGTGTGCTGGTCTATGTGGTGGCGGCCGAGCGTGTGTGGGGCGACGAGCAGAAGGACTTTGACTGCAACACGCGGCAGCCGGGCTGCACCAATGTGTGCTATGACCACTTCTTTCCCATCTCCCACATCCGCCTCTGGGCCCTGCAGCTCATCTTTGTCACTTGTCCTTCCCTCCTGGTCATCATGCACGTGGCCTACCGGGAGGACCGCGAGAAGAAGAACAGGGAGAAGAATGGGGAGAATTGCCCCAAGCTCTACAGCAACACGGGCAAGAAGCACGGCGGGCTGTGGTGGACCTACCTGCTCAGCCTCTTCTTCAAGCTTATCATAGAGATCCTGTTCCTCTACCTCCTCCACAAAATGTGGGACAGCTTTGATTTGCCACGGCTGGTCAAGTGCACCAACGTGGATCCCTGTCCCAACACCGTGGACTGCTATATCGCTCGGCCAACTGAGAAAAGGGTCTTCACCTATTTCATGGTCGGAGCCTCCTCCATCTGCATCATCCTCACCGTCTGTGAGATCTTCTACCTCATCTTCAAGCGAGTTGTCCAGAGGGCAAGGAAGTGGAAGAAATCCACCAAGCGCTCTGTCAGCTACAGCAAGGCCTCCACCTGCCACTGCCACGTCAAGTCGGAGGAGAAGGACAACAAGTCCCAGCCTAGGTGTGTGACAGCCCTGACTGCTGTCTGA